CTGGATGTACAACGACCATGACACTGATGTTGTTGCTATTTCTCTTACTGACACCAACAACAACGACAACCAGCTTGATCAGTTCCCCAGGGTATATATATTCCTTATTTTTGGCATCTGCATATATATCATGAATATTGAGTCATTTCTTAGAACTTGTCATCACTAAAGCAATCAACATTTAATAATACATAACAGAGATTCAATTTGGCTGGGAACCAAGAGCAAGAGTTCTTAAGATACCAGCAACAAAGCAGACAAAGCAGACGAAGAAGCTTACCATATAGCCCATACAGCCCGCAAACTCAGCCTAGACAAGAAGAGCGTGAATTTAGCCCTCGAGGACAGCACAGCCGCAGAGAACGAGCaggacaagaagaagaaaacgaaggtGGAAACATCTTCAGCGGCTTCACGCCGGAGTTCCTGGCACAAGCCTTCCAGGTTGACGACAGACAGATAGTGCAAAATCTAAGAGGCGAGAACGAGAGTGAGGAAGAGGGAGCCATTGTGACAGTGAGGGGAGGCCTCAGAATCTTGAGCCCAGATAGAAAGAGACGTGCCGACGAAGAAGAGGAATACGATGAAGATGAATATGAATACGATGAAGAGGATAGAAGGCGTGGCAGGGGAAGCAGAGGCAGGGGGAATGGTATTGAAGAGACGATCTGCACCGCAAGTGTTAAAAAGAACATTGGTAGAAACAGATCCCCAGACATCTACAACCCTCAAGCTGGTTCACTCAAAACTGCCAACGATCTCAACCTTCTAATCCTTAGGTGGCTTGGACTTAGTGCTGAATATGGAAATCTCTACAGGGTTTGtactttctctttttctatctcttctttTAGCAATATATACTTTCATTTTTAAGTATTAAATTCCTGATATTGCAGAATGCATTGTTTGTACCTCACTACAACACCAACGCACACAGCATCATATATGCATTGAGGGGACGGGCTCATGTGCAAGTGGTGGACAGCAACGGCAACAGAGTGTACGACGAGGAGCTTCAAGAAGGTCACGTGCTTGTGGTGCCACAGAACTTCGCCGTCGCTGGAAAGTCCCAGAGCGACAACTTTGAATACGTGGCATTCAAGACAGACTCAAGGCCCAGCATAGCCAACCTCGCCGGTGAAAACTCCATCATAGATAACTTGCCGGAGGAGGTGGTTGCAAATTCATATGGCCTCCCAAGGGAGCAGGCAAGGCAGCTTAAGAACAACAACCCCTTCAAGTTCTTCGTTCCACCGTCTCAACAGTCTCTCAGGGCTGTGGCTTGAAAACAAGCGTGACATGTATGTGTGTTATCCACTACATACATACTTTTTGCCACAACTACTGaataatacatattaataaCGAGCGAGAATAATGTAGTTTTAATTTTGTAGTGTCAATAAGAATACAAAAGGGCATTCATGCCTTTTTGTTTAAGCTATAAGATCGGAATGTAATGTATGTGCATCGATCTGGAGAAAACCTTTTGCGGGAAAAACATGAATAAAACAAGGGATGCTTTAACGCAGCCAGATTcgtctttcttttttcctttttttgatAAAACAAACTTGAAAAGAATATCAAC
This portion of the Arachis duranensis cultivar V14167 chromosome 6, aradu.V14167.gnm2.J7QH, whole genome shotgun sequence genome encodes:
- the LOC107491752 gene encoding arachin Ahy-3, producing MAKLLALSVCFCFLVLGASSISFRQQPEENACEFQRLNAQRPDNRLESEGGYIETWNPNNQEFECAGVALSRLVLRRNALRRPFYSNAPQEIFIQQGRGYFGLIFPGCPSTYEEPAQQGRRHQSQRAPRRFEGEDQSQQQQQDSHQKVRRFDEGDLIAVPTGVALWMYNDHDTDVVAISLTDTNNNDNQLDQFPRRFNLAGNQEQEFLRYQQQSRQSRRRSLPYSPYSPQTQPRQEEREFSPRGQHSRRERAGQEEENEGGNIFSGFTPEFLAQAFQVDDRQIVQNLRGENESEEEGAIVTVRGGLRILSPDRKRRADEEEEYDEDEYEYDEEDRRRGRGSRGRGNGIEETICTASVKKNIGRNRSPDIYNPQAGSLKTANDLNLLILRWLGLSAEYGNLYRNALFVPHYNTNAHSIIYALRGRAHVQVVDSNGNRVYDEELQEGHVLVVPQNFAVAGKSQSDNFEYVAFKTDSRPSIANLAGENSIIDNLPEEVVANSYGLPREQARQLKNNNPFKFFVPPSQQSLRAVA